One window of Nitrospirota bacterium genomic DNA carries:
- a CDS encoding cadherin-like domain-containing protein: MDLIITYDGAAAPSVAYGGLISGALTAVNTNTPGTLRMGIIRIAPIEGSGIIAALTFDKAVKITALNASLSTLDGGPISAQVQVENTAGTNTTDIGASAAEPQVNTVSGGAARSFAYANGMKSSAPPSDGPSADQAGDSNTENITDNAGPNRVPSPTGDLYTVEASVPLTVASPGVLANDTDPDGNTLTAVLVNGPSDPNASVKLSPDGSFTYMYKAKIESPIVDAFTYRVNDGSMDSLAATILIMVNPRSDHAPPAATVPVKDK; the protein is encoded by the coding sequence ATGGACCTCATTATAACCTATGACGGCGCTGCCGCTCCAAGTGTAGCTTATGGAGGGTTGATATCCGGCGCGTTGACAGCAGTCAATACCAACACCCCGGGGACCCTGCGCATGGGCATCATCCGCATAGCACCCATAGAAGGAAGCGGAATTATTGCGGCGCTCACGTTTGATAAAGCAGTGAAGATAACTGCGCTCAACGCCAGCCTGTCCACACTTGATGGCGGTCCGATTTCCGCTCAGGTACAGGTGGAGAATACGGCTGGCACAAATACAACAGATATAGGAGCCTCAGCCGCGGAGCCACAGGTCAATACAGTTTCCGGTGGCGCTGCACGCTCATTTGCTTATGCCAATGGAATGAAGTCCTCAGCCCCCCCCAGCGATGGTCCAAGTGCAGATCAAGCGGGCGATAGTAACACAGAAAATATAACGGACAATGCCGGGCCGAACCGTGTGCCTTCGCCAACAGGTGATCTGTATACGGTTGAAGCGTCTGTCCCTCTGACAGTTGCGTCCCCCGGTGTCCTGGCCAATGATACTGACCCGGATGGAAATACTTTAACCGCGGTGCTGGTGAACGGTCCGTCAGATCCGAACGCGTCAGTCAAGCTGAGCCCTGACGGCTCTTTTACATACATGTATAAAGCGAAGATTGAATCGCCAATTGTAGACGCCTTCACGTACCGTGTCAATGACGGCAGCATGGACAGTCTCGCGGCAACAATACTGATCATGGTCAACCCGCGGTCAGATCATGCGCCGCCAGCAGCTACAGTACCTGTGAAGGACAAGTAA
- a CDS encoding Ig-like domain-containing protein, with translation MLKKLLVVIVILLSLVTAQSTHAGLTAVSPTNDPNGYPFWYQDSTGLALGSCVDSTVYCVLLADATFNGTLPLVFPGPPLNFPAEFFYFIADASTVSKKIIYRAALEGSFGNGVPVQGDQTVFARIRIRVDTTTAGTYRVTHPYGVDTFTNVPAGIKAINSTADVGIAPGVFTGALGGKIGPFLQSTTVGNKDVTDPATGNIYLASPAAPVTVTGSPFGTNFLKVDRIDASGNVLETLENTSLFFLAGKKLGMQVSPASIVFSKQGVAPIFTDSVVTVTNVTGAAVTLGAITSSNTADFTVVAPDTCSNATIAASGSCSFTVRFSGTAGAAARSATIHVPPTDTAIPAGHVLVSGTIDSIAPTVTAVFPEDGSSAPGNVTMTAVFSEAMAQATINATNFTVTPTSPAGPAIAGTVTYDTVNNTATFIPSANLTVGVVYTAAITTGATDAVGNPLVAKSWTFTGAAPDDTPPTISSTNPADSSSGFPKSSALTVVFSEQMHGASITTSTVTLSSASGAVTGTVTYDSSTKTATFTPDSPLASGTPYTLTVTTGVDDLAQNALAANYTATFVTNFTPTAPEIVSPANGETGVSMPVTLKWTKSNDQDSDTVSYKVSVCNNPFFIGSGNDCQKDLVVTASAGKMNVYYAGLGGLSMIGIVGLAFAGGMNRRNRTIALLSLVLITGMSLYACGGGGGGGGGGGGQTIASTDVTTQVSNLSSGVTYYWKVEADDSKGGSVETESSTFTTQ, from the coding sequence ATGTTGAAAAAGTTATTAGTAGTTATAGTGATTTTGTTATCGTTGGTAACCGCGCAGTCAACACACGCTGGATTAACTGCGGTCAGTCCGACCAATGATCCAAATGGGTACCCATTCTGGTATCAGGACTCAACCGGGCTTGCGCTTGGATCTTGCGTTGACTCAACGGTGTATTGTGTTCTGCTGGCGGATGCGACCTTTAACGGAACGCTGCCTCTCGTGTTTCCGGGGCCGCCGCTAAATTTCCCCGCGGAATTCTTTTATTTTATTGCCGATGCCTCTACAGTGTCTAAAAAGATAATATATCGCGCCGCCCTTGAGGGCTCATTCGGCAACGGTGTTCCTGTTCAAGGGGACCAGACAGTTTTTGCAAGAATAAGGATCAGGGTTGACACTACTACAGCGGGCACCTATCGCGTTACTCATCCTTATGGTGTGGATACTTTTACTAACGTTCCCGCAGGAATAAAAGCGATCAATTCCACGGCAGACGTCGGAATTGCTCCGGGCGTTTTTACCGGCGCATTGGGCGGGAAAATAGGGCCGTTCCTTCAGAGCACGACAGTTGGCAATAAAGATGTGACCGATCCGGCAACCGGGAATATTTATCTTGCAAGTCCGGCAGCGCCGGTTACCGTGACCGGCAGCCCTTTCGGGACCAATTTCCTGAAAGTTGACAGAATAGACGCCTCAGGCAATGTTCTTGAGACCCTTGAAAATACCAGTCTGTTTTTCCTCGCCGGGAAAAAATTAGGTATGCAGGTTTCGCCTGCGTCGATTGTCTTTTCCAAGCAAGGTGTTGCTCCTATATTTACGGACAGTGTGGTTACAGTTACAAATGTAACAGGGGCCGCAGTTACCCTCGGAGCGATTACATCGTCCAATACTGCCGATTTCACAGTCGTTGCTCCTGATACATGCTCCAATGCGACGATTGCCGCATCCGGATCGTGTTCATTCACAGTACGCTTCTCAGGCACGGCTGGCGCGGCTGCCAGAAGCGCGACAATCCATGTTCCTCCGACAGACACTGCAATTCCAGCAGGGCATGTTCTGGTGAGCGGGACTATCGATTCCATAGCGCCTACAGTAACTGCCGTGTTCCCGGAAGATGGCAGTTCTGCACCAGGCAATGTTACCATGACTGCTGTTTTCAGTGAAGCAATGGCGCAGGCTACAATTAATGCAACTAATTTTACAGTGACACCTACGAGCCCTGCGGGACCGGCTATTGCCGGAACTGTTACATATGATACTGTTAACAACACCGCAACGTTCATCCCATCTGCGAATCTGACCGTAGGGGTTGTTTATACAGCTGCAATTACAACCGGTGCTACGGATGCTGTGGGCAATCCATTGGTTGCAAAATCCTGGACTTTCACCGGAGCTGCCCCTGATGATACACCGCCGACAATCAGCTCGACTAATCCGGCAGACAGCAGCAGCGGATTCCCAAAATCCTCAGCGCTTACCGTGGTATTCAGCGAGCAGATGCACGGGGCTTCCATAACTACCAGCACTGTAACGCTCAGCTCCGCAAGCGGCGCGGTGACCGGGACCGTAACGTACGATTCCTCGACAAAGACAGCCACTTTCACTCCTGACAGCCCGCTGGCGTCCGGCACGCCTTATACGCTTACCGTCACAACCGGCGTTGACGACCTCGCGCAAAACGCTCTTGCGGCCAACTACACAGCCACATTTGTAACTAACTTCACGCCGACTGCTCCTGAGATTGTGTCCCCTGCAAATGGAGAAACCGGAGTATCGATGCCGGTTACGCTCAAGTGGACAAAGTCAAATGATCAGGATTCGGACACAGTCAGTTATAAGGTAAGCGTCTGCAATAACCCGTTCTTCATCGGCAGCGGGAACGATTGCCAGAAGGACCTTGTTGTTACTGCGTCAGCAGGTAAAATGAATGTCTATTACGCAGGCCTTGGCGGTCTGAGCATGATAGGGATAGTCGGACTTGCCTTTGCAGGCGGCATGAACAGACGGAACAGGACAATAGCGCTCCTGTCGCTTGTGCTTATCACGGGAATGTCCCTCTATGCCTGCGGAGGTGGCGGAGGCGGAGGAGGCGGAGGTGGAGGCCAGACTATCGCGTCAACCGATGTGACCACTCAGGTAAGCAATCTGTCGTCTGGAGTAACCTACTACTGGAAAGTTGAAGCTGACGACAGCAAAGGAGGGTCAGTAGAAACAGAGTCCTCTACCTTCACAACCCAGTAA
- a CDS encoding CHRD domain-containing protein: protein MPQMRIKERLILAALLAAFALLFACGDANEQAVFNSDTNSHPEGWADPLSIGHDNYHATLMKEVSSSSRGRTLFARRCALCHGKDANGKIGPRIFNISASSIAGVIGVVPLMKGQSDLSSSDIQAIADYIAELRDGATPVTTTLNTELCVNCHGSDLDGGISGISCFSCHNGPDGSIGHPGLATHVWHEAKDDPLHYHGTYGRRFSAACTNCHGYNLQGHAGPACDSCHDGVTAAVLDFVPPPIVPNPTGQSITLTISLTGSSEVPPVVTTGSGTATLIVDLDTREISGTLAFSGLSSAATAAHIHQAAAGANGPIAVALTGGAGGTSGVGTVPATILTEEQFNVLKADGLYINVHTSNNPAGEIRGQIIFTGVTLSATLSGAQMVPPVVTTGSGSATLTANTSTRGISGTVTFSGLTGNATAAHIHQAPAGSNGGVIAALTGGAGGTSGTWTIPSGTILTVEQFNAFMANGLYFNIHTTTNLDGEIRGQIVFAELSGAQEVPAVTTSGSGTYDITVNTGTGEISGTVTFSGLSSNASVAHIHQAAAGAVGPVIVSLEGGAGATSGVWTIPTGTILTAEQITAYQANGLYFNVHSTINPSGEIRGQIIAQ, encoded by the coding sequence ATGCCACAGATGAGAATAAAAGAAAGACTTATACTCGCCGCGCTGCTTGCCGCGTTCGCATTACTCTTTGCATGTGGTGATGCGAATGAACAGGCGGTTTTCAATTCTGACACAAACAGTCATCCCGAGGGCTGGGCTGATCCCTTATCAATAGGCCATGACAATTACCACGCTACCCTGATGAAGGAAGTATCTTCATCTTCAAGAGGACGTACACTCTTTGCCAGGCGCTGCGCCCTCTGCCACGGCAAGGACGCAAATGGGAAGATCGGCCCCAGGATATTCAATATCAGCGCGTCATCAATTGCCGGCGTCATCGGGGTGGTCCCTTTAATGAAAGGACAATCAGACCTGAGCTCAAGCGACATTCAGGCGATAGCAGATTATATAGCTGAGTTGAGGGACGGGGCAACTCCGGTAACGACCACGCTCAATACGGAACTATGTGTAAACTGTCACGGCAGTGATCTTGACGGAGGCATATCGGGGATAAGCTGCTTTTCGTGTCACAACGGACCTGACGGCAGTATCGGCCATCCCGGGCTCGCGACCCATGTATGGCATGAGGCAAAAGATGATCCTTTGCATTACCACGGCACTTATGGAAGGAGATTCAGTGCTGCCTGCACTAATTGCCACGGATATAATTTACAGGGACACGCAGGACCGGCGTGCGATAGCTGCCATGACGGCGTTACTGCCGCGGTACTGGATTTTGTGCCGCCTCCTATCGTGCCGAACCCGACCGGACAGAGCATTACATTAACTATTTCCCTGACCGGAAGCAGCGAAGTCCCGCCTGTTGTTACCACTGGCAGCGGGACAGCGACCCTGATTGTCGATCTCGATACAAGGGAGATAAGCGGCACTTTAGCCTTTTCCGGGCTGAGCAGCGCCGCGACTGCTGCGCATATCCATCAGGCCGCTGCCGGAGCGAACGGGCCGATTGCTGTAGCACTGACTGGCGGAGCGGGAGGGACATCTGGAGTAGGGACTGTACCGGCGACCATCCTTACCGAAGAGCAGTTCAATGTACTCAAGGCAGACGGGCTTTATATTAATGTTCATACTTCAAACAATCCGGCCGGCGAGATACGGGGCCAGATCATATTCACGGGAGTTACGCTATCTGCTACACTGTCAGGGGCGCAAATGGTGCCTCCTGTGGTTACAACAGGAAGCGGTTCCGCAACTTTGACAGCCAACACAAGCACGCGCGGGATAAGCGGGACTGTGACTTTTTCAGGACTCACGGGCAATGCCACCGCCGCCCATATACACCAGGCCCCTGCCGGTTCAAACGGAGGTGTGATTGCAGCTCTCACAGGCGGCGCTGGAGGGACATCCGGTACATGGACCATTCCTTCCGGGACCATCCTGACAGTTGAACAGTTCAACGCGTTTATGGCAAACGGGCTTTATTTCAATATCCATACCACGACTAACCTTGACGGCGAGATACGGGGACAGATCGTCTTTGCCGAGCTGAGCGGCGCACAGGAGGTCCCGGCGGTAACAACTTCGGGAAGCGGCACTTATGACATCACAGTCAATACCGGCACGGGTGAGATAAGCGGAACAGTCACATTTTCCGGGCTCAGCAGCAACGCCTCTGTGGCGCATATACATCAGGCTGCTGCCGGAGCAGTAGGCCCTGTTATCGTCTCGCTTGAAGGCGGAGCAGGGGCGACATCAGGCGTGTGGACCATACCAACAGGCACAATCCTGACCGCTGAACAGATCACCGCCTATCAGGCAAACGGGCTTTATTTCAATGTCCATAGCACGATCAACCCTTCCGGCGAGATCAGGGGACAGATCATCGCGCAGTAA